The sequence below is a genomic window from Acidobacteriota bacterium.
CATAAAAGCCCGGAGGAATTTCAGCGGCCAAGCCCGTCGCCACAAGCTTGCGTTCGCCAGGTTCCAGCGTGAATGCGTCAACGCAACACAGGTCGGCTCCGGCGGCGAGGTTGCTGCCGCGATGTGGCAACCGAGCGGCTTCGTGAAGTTTTTTGATTTTGATCGGTGGAAGGTTTGTCGTCATTCTTGATCTGAATTTCGCTAATCTGAAGCGGCAATAGCGATTGCCGATGAAATGGATTCCTTTTGCGCCGCGGCAGGCAGTTTGATTGAAAACTCACTACCGACGCCAACTTCGCTGGTCACATAAGCTTCGCCGCCGTGTGCGCGCGCCAGGTGTTTGACAATCGCCAGCCCCAATCCAGTGCCGCCAGCTTCGCGCGAACGAGCGCGATCCACTCTATAAAATCGCTCAAAAACGCGCGGCAGATGTTCCGCGGGGATTCCGCCGCCCGTGTCCCGAACGCGGAGAATTTGATGCTGGTTGTCTTCAGCATTTTCCGCGCAAACGGCGACGCTGCCGCCCGGATGGTTAAACTTGATGGCGTTGTCCACCAGATTGATGACGATTTGTTCCAACCGGCGACGGTCGGCGGTCATATAAAACCCTTCCGCAATCTGATTGTCCAGTCGCACGCCGTGCTCCAAAGCTCGCGGAGCCAACCCGGTAAATACATCATTGACGAACTGGCGCAGCGGTAATCGTTCCAATGCCAAACTGACTTCGCCGGATTCAATCGCAGACAATTCGGAAACATCATTAACCAGCGCGCGCATGCGTTCGGCATTTCGACTGATGGTATTCAAAAACCGCAAACTGTTTTCAGCGTCATCCAGTCCGCCGTCAATCAGTGTTTCGGTATAAGCCGTGATTGCCGCCAGTGGAGTTCGCAATTCGTGCGAAACATTTGATAGAAATTCCTGCCGCACGCGTTCCAACCGCTCCAGTTTGGTGATGTCAATGAAGGCGCTGACCACGCCGTCAATTTTCTCGTCGTCCAATCGAAGCGGCGCTGCGTGCAACTTCAGCACACGTTTTTCCGCCGAACCGGCGGAAGAGCGAACTTCCAGCTTGGCTTCGACTTTTTCGCCGGTCGAAAGAACTTTTGAAAGGGTGCGATGGAGTTGCGGTTCCCGGCTAAGGTCGGTCAGTCGGATAATCGGTTTGGCTCCCAAGCCAAATAACGCCCGCGCCGCGTCGTTGATCAGCAGGACTTCGGAATTGCGGTCGGTAATAACCAGCCCTTCGGCGACGGAAGCGAGGATTGAACGCAGTAAGGTTTCGTCACGTTCTGCTTTGCTGAGCGCAGTTCGTAACCGTTGATTGCCCTGCTCCCGTTCAGCCAGCAATTGGCTCTGCTGGCGGTAAGCATAAAAGGCTATCACCACCGTAATGACGCCAACGATCACGGTCGAAACGACGTGCGATGT
It includes:
- a CDS encoding PAS domain-containing protein, coding for MITRRQKIIRATIVMVAFFALYETVKTVLFPTMNVVTSHVVSTVIVGVITVVIAFYAYRQQSQLLAEREQGNQRLRTALSKAERDETLLRSILASVAEGLVITDRNSEVLLINDAARALFGLGAKPIIRLTDLSREPQLHRTLSKVLSTGEKVEAKLEVRSSAGSAEKRVLKLHAAPLRLDDEKIDGVVSAFIDITKLERLERVRQEFLSNVSHELRTPLAAITAYTETLIDGGLDDAENSLRFLNTISRNAERMRALVNDVSELSAIESGEVSLALERLPLRQFVNDVFTGLAPRALEHGVRLDNQIAEGFYMTADRRRLEQIVINLVDNAIKFNHPGGSVAVCAENAEDNQHQILRVRDTGGGIPAEHLPRVFERFYRVDRARSREAGGTGLGLAIVKHLARAHGGEAYVTSEVGVGSEFSIKLPAAAQKESISSAIAIAASD